The following proteins are co-located in the Candida dubliniensis CD36 chromosome 3, complete sequence genome:
- a CDS encoding UDP-galactose transporter, putative (Similar to S. cerevisiae HUT1) produces the protein MTSKHQHQEQGQGKNKAVTLIICVCGLYGTFLTWSILQERINTKPYGDDNNEYFKAPIIINLIQALFASIIGFIYNYVTITSTTKFKSSPKGEGLQDSNNNNNNPFSIFITNGKQNYNVLKFMILISITSSIASPIGYKSLKHLDYLAYLLAKSCKLIPVMIVHFIFYQTKFPNYKYLVAGLVTLGVILFTMAHATTKTKINDGNTLLGLTYLIGSMILDGLTNSTQDQLFKLPLENKLTSGKLMSLLNLFIFIWTSLYTVIFHKVEIDYTINFINNYPELLIDIMGFAICGAIGQVFIFIILEKFDSIILITATVTRKMLSMILSVILFGHHLSWEQWVGVGLVFGGIGLEAFIKFKQQQQQQSQKNLKSKVA, from the coding sequence ATGACGTCCAAGCACCAACATCAAGAACAAGGACAAGGAAAAAATAAAGCAGTTACTTTAATAATATGTGTTTGTGGATTATATGGAACATTTTTAACTTGGTCGATTTTACAAGAACGTATAAATACAAAACCATatggtgatgataataatgaatatttcaaagcaccaataattataaatttaattcaagCATTATTTGCCTCAATAATTGGTTTCATATATAATTATGTCACCATCACATCAACcaccaaattcaaatcatcaCCAAAAGGAGAAGGATTGCAGGattccaacaacaacaataataatccatTTTCTATATTTATCACTAAtggaaaacaaaattataatgttttaaaatttatgattttaatttcaattactTCTAGTATTGCCTCACCAATTGgttataaatcattaaaacaTTTAGATTATTTAGCTTATTTATTAGCAAAATCATGTAAATTAATTCCAGTTATGATAGTtcattttatattttatcaaactAAATTCCccaattataaatatttagtAGCTGGATTAGTCACTTTAGGGgttattttatttactATGGCTCATGCTACtaccaaaaccaaaattaaTGATGGTAATACATTATTAGGATTGACTTATTTAATTGGATCAATGATATTAGATGGATTAACTAATTCAACTCAAgatcaattatttaaattacctttagaaaataaattaactaGTGGGAAATTAAtgtcattattaaatttattcatCTTTATTTGGACAAGTTTATATACTGTTATTTTCCATaaagttgaaattgattatacaattaatttcattaataattatcccgaattattgattgatattatGGGATTTGCTATTTGTGGTGCAATTGGACaagtatttatatttattattcttgaaaaatttgattcaatcaTTTTAATAACTGCCACAGTGACAAGGAAAATGTTAAGTATGATTCTTAGTGTGATTTTATTTGGTCATCATTTAAGTTGGGAACAATGGGTTGGTGTTGGATTAGTATTTGGTGGTATTGGACTAGAAGctttcattaaatttaa